The nucleotide sequence CGGATAATGTATTGGCTTCCTCTGTAATGTCTTCTGTCCTCTTCTCAGTTGTCCTCACACAGAAGAGAGGCTGTTcagcgaggaggaggaggctcaAGCTTCCAGGCTCAAAGAATTTCAAGGTAAATGTGGATCAAGTAGGCAAAGAAATCCATTAATATATCCCTCAAATAATGATAGGAGTTTACTGTAAATTTGTATTTCAACATGTATTTcaactattttatttctatttgagatgtttacattttgaattgtttatttctagtcttttaacttcactaatgtacaatgccttgtttttttatgctgctacaacgcaaacatttcccaaattggaatCAATTAAGTACTTATGTTATCTTAGTTGGCCACAAGGGGGTGCTcatgtattacattacatgttacatgttagacgcttttatccaaagcgactgacATATTCAACAcggtgggcaatccccacaggagcaatttggggtgaagggtctcagggacacaacgacatgctgactgcagtggggtttgaacctgtgaccccctgatctgaacaccaacgcactaacccactgcgccacatgcCTCCCCATGTATCATAGTAACTTTGTTAGAAGTTGATTTGAATATATCTCATTTAAACAGATTGAAACTAATGTAGGAGACGTATTTTATCCCACTGAACCCCAAGCCGCTTCAGGGCCTTCTCTCTCACTGCGACATcgttttcctctccaatatataGGTCCCACGCCTCGATTGAAACACCTTAATAATAGCTAGAAGAGGGGAGAACTCAAAATGCTTGTTCTGCAATATTAAGGAATCAAGTCCAATCTTATCCAATCTCTGACCCAAACCAAATCTAATGGGAGATtcaataaagtcagactgaagcatccTTTGTGCTCCAGTCAATCCTCACAGTAAATACAGAGCTGAGCCCACGTCAAATGCACGCTAAAGGGTCTTTGAGCATGTCTCTCAGTGATTGTGCttttatgttaaatgtttgtttttcatgtgTCGTGTCTTGATATGTGTTTATGCTGATGTTACAcacggagctgctgtgatgcaagtcaacTGTCAGACTGGAGCTGACCATTAAAGCATTATCGTATCGTAAATTCCATGTCCTGTTTCCCCCTGTAGAGCGCCTGAGCCAGAAGGACTCGGTGGTGGTGCAGGCGCTCACTGAGAAGctgcagctgtttgcagagatgtCGGAGTCTGTGGTCGGTCTGGAGGACACGGCCGCACGCCCCAGACTCCTGCTGAGAGGAGACGCCTCAGACCTCCAGCAGGGGGAGGCCCTGCTCAAAGGAGCCATCACTGAGGGTAAGACCGCGCTGCATTACACGTGTAGAGATAGAGGTATGGTAGTGAGGGAATATTACACACAAttgaaagagtcctctcctgctgatgttcaggtgtatatcagtatgtagtgtctctactttaaagagtcctctcctgctgatgttcaggtgtatatcagtatgtagtgtctctactttaaagagtcctctcctgctgatgttcaggtgtatatcagtatgcagtgtctctcctttaaagagtcctctcctgctgatgttcaggtgtatatcagtatgtagtgtctctactttaaagagtcctctcctgctgatgttcaggtgtatatcagtatgtagtgtctctactttaaagagtcctctcctgctgatgttcaggtgtatatcagtatgcagtgtctctacctttaaagagtcctctcctgctgatgatcaggtgtatatcagtatgtagtgtctctactttaaagagtcctctcctgctgatgttcaggtgtatatcagtatgtagtgtctctactttaaagagtcctctcctgctgatgttcaggtgtatatcagtatgtagtgtctctaccttaaagagtcctctcctgctgatgttcaggtgtatatcagtatgtagtgtctctactttaaagagtcctctcctgctgatgtccaggtgtatatcagtatgcagtgtctctcctttaaagagtcctctcctgctgatgttcaggtgtatatcagtatgtagtgtctctactttaaagagtcctctcctgctgatgttcaggtgtatatcagtatgtagtgtctctactttaaagagtcctctcctgctgatgttcaggtgtatatcagtacgtagtgtctctactttaaagagtcctctcctgctgatgttcaggtgtatatcagtacgtagtgtctctactttaaagagtcctctcttgctgatgttcaggtgtatatcagtatgtagtgtctctactttaaagagtcctctcctgctgatgttcaggtgtatatcagtatgtagtgtctctactttaaagagtcctctcctgctgatgttcaggtgtatatcagtatgtagtgtctctactttaaagagtcctctcctgctgatgttcaggtgtatatcagtatgtagtgtctctactttaaagagtcctctcctgctgatgttcaggtgtatatcagtatgtagtgtctctactttaaagagtcctctcctgctgatgttcaggtgtatatcagtatgcagtgtctctactttaaagagtcctctcctgctgatgttcaggtgtatatcagtatgtagtgtctctactttaaagagtcctctcctgctgatgttaaggtgtatatcagtatgtagtgtctctactttaaagagtcctctcctgctgatgttcaggtgtatatcagtatgtagtgtctctactttaaagagtcctctcctgctgatgttcaggtgtatatcagtatgtagtgtctctactttaaagagtcctctcctgctgatgttcagattcatatcagtatgtagtgtctctactttaaagagtcctctcctgctgatgttcaggtgtatatcagtatgtggtgtctctactttaaagagtcctctcctgctgatgtccaggtgtatatcagtatgtagtgtctctactttaaagagtcctctcctgctgatgttcaggtgtatattagtatgtagtgtctctactttaaagagtcctctcctgctgatgttcaggtgtatatcagtatgtagtgtctctactttaaagagtcctctcctgctgatgttcaggtgtatatcagtatgtagtgtctctactttaaagagtcctctcctgctgatgttcaggtgtatatcagtatgtagtgtctctactttaaagagtctctctctctctctctctctctctctctctctctctctctctctctctctctctctctctctctctctctctctctctctctctctctcttttcagtGGAGAACCTCCAGAACCTGCTGCAGTCCGGAGTGAGGGAGGAGTCTCCCACCTCGCGGCTGGAGGAGGGGAGCGGCTCGGGGGTCCTGCCCCGGCGGGCCGACACCTTCGGGGGCTACGACAGCATCCCCTGCATCCTCAATAAGAGTGAGTCCGGCACAATGCCTGCTCTGAAGGACCCTACCCTTTAACGGATTCCCAATTGTGTTTGAGTGGCCTTTCCTGCCATTAATACATCCTGAGTTATAAACAAATTTGACTTGAATTGGTTGATTTATGTTTAGTGTTCTAATAACAGGGGAAAATACCTTTTTATGGTGCAGTTTTTACATATCTGTTGTTTTTGTCTGGTTtatttacgtgtgtgtgtgtgtgtgtgtgtgtgcgtgtgcgcgcgtgtgtgtgtgcgcgcgtgtgtcaGATGGCAGCGTGAAGAAGAACTTTTCTGGCGAGAGCAGAAACCGAGACAGGAGAGCCAGCTCTGACCCTCAGCTCAAAGACCTCTGTGGCAGCCACACCCTGGAGCAGACGGTaggggcaacacacacacacacacacacacacacacacacacacacacacacacacacacacacacacacacacacacacacacacacacacacacacacacacacacagtaagtaTTGGGATGAGTCACGGCGTTATTTCCTGTAAATAGTAGTGACCAGACGAAGTCATCTGGAAAGTTTCCATGTCTCGCAGGTCATTGGATTTGTTTCTAAATAGAAAACTCAATCAGCGGCAGAATAGATACGACAATGAGCAGTGTGTTATAAACCAAGCCAAGTTCACTCTCTGACGGCATCCGTTCATCATCTTCATTATTAACTTACAGTTCTGTGGAAACATCCAGACTTTGCACAACTTGTGGTTCAAAACTATtcagttattttatttgttgcgTCCAAGCTTTACCCAGCTGTGTTTCTGTATTGCTCCGAAGGACACGGGAAGACTATTCCTTCATGGATTATTAACCAATATTTCATCCATACTGCTGCTGATCTCATCTCAAGGATGTAGCAACAGGTTTTAAACATTATGGAAATGCAGTTCAACGGCTATGGCTTGCATGAGAAGCtcaattatttttatttcagcGTGTAGCTTATCCAGAAATAAAATAGATTGTAGTGCATAGTGTCTGCTAACTCTGTATCGTTTATCTTTCCTACATTGAGAATGACGAGGCAGACACTACATTGTGGCACGATgtgtgaaaatgtgtgtgtgtgtgtgtgtccaggttGATGAGAGTTGCTGCGCTCCTGCCAGATGGAACCGCATCTGGTCCAACTCCTTCCCCGAGGCCGAGGTAAACTCCTCTGATGTGTCACCTTGCGCTTCACAACTCTGCTGGGGTTCCTATTCAGAGCCTGCTGAGCCTCGCCCGTTCAGTTACTTGATAGTTTGGTGATTCTGGTAGTAGTTTTTAATCACGATGTCTCCGTCTCTTCTCCAGTTCTTTGACAAAGTGCTGATGCTCTCCCAGAGACTCTACAGTCTGCAGGTAATGCTGTCATCTTTTAGATTGTTGcttttacttgtacttgttttgtgccgtgggatttttgtttgtttatttgactgcactttggtctggaggtctTAAAATCACTTTCCAGGATATTAACAAAGGAACAGAGAAAGGAAAATGTCTGCAGATAAATTGCCGCCTTTTATTCATTATGTCAACTTTATTTAATCTTACTTTAACTTTAATGTTTATATTGATATTATTTTTCTATTCGActttatataattatatatatttttatttataggTCATTTTAGTTCGACTTATGTTCACATACAATCTAATATTTAATCCTTTTTTACATTcttactttaactttaactttaacaGCATTTGTAGTTTATTTTCTGCTCACTAAACCCTTTAAACACGTTCCTTAAATGCTCCCTAATGACCTGATGTTATTCCCTCGGTCTCCAGGCCATCATCGCGCAGCAGGACAGCCACATGGAGCTGCAGCGCGCCTCTCTGACGGAGCGCGCCTCTCTGCCCGGGCGCCACAGAGGCAACGTGCTGCTGGAGCAGGAGAAGCAGCGCACGCTCGccctgcagagggaggagctggcCAGCTTCCACAAGCTGCAGTCTCAGCACCGGCAGGAGCAGCAGCGCTGGGAGAGGGAGCGCGAGCGGCACCGGCAGCAGGTGGAGGCCACCGAGGCCCGGCTGAGGCTCCGGGAGGAGGAGTGCCGGCGGCTGGAGGTGAAGAGCTGCGTCcctcagagagctgcagagctcTTTTTAATGGCAAAGGATACACGAAGGAACTTGGAGCTCTACTTTTATGTTTGAGATGTACAGTTCCATTGTGTTCGGTGTGATTTATCTCTTTTTGAATGAAAGTAAATGAGCTGTTCCCACAGTGTTGTTAGAGCTTGTAATGTGGTCTGTATAAACTGAGTATACACCTCATCCCCTGTGATTACTGTTCCCGGGGTTATCTGACAGTTACTCGCCTCAAAATCGAATTCAATTCCAAAGCTTTATTGTCTTTTATACACAACAGCACAGTTTTGGCAATTCAAATCtgaagtcccaggctcctccaacggtGCAATATGCAATATAGCAACAGTGCTAGTAAAAGGCATAAGTACGTAAGCTTTGGATATGTAGAATAGAACCCCTGGAGTAACAGGAAATGTAACAAATGTTTCAAAAACGTTTCACACTTCTTTGCAAGTTCATATAATGCGCTGACGACTTATACAAAGCAACTATCATACACTTTGATACGGTAGACATGCCTTTCGGAGCAACTTTGGGGTATCTTACCAAAAGACACATGGACATGTTAACTGCAGGGACTGGGACGAAATGCCGACCCTTATTAATCCCGATCCACAGTCCCCCTGTTCTCCGTTATATCAGTCGTATCTCAGTTCAAAGTAGatgttgcattgttttcttaaagTACAAGAGAAAGACACGAGATGCATTTTGACAAATATCAGTTGTCCCCACAAATGGTTCTTAATGGCTGGTTCTTTGGCTGCAGGAGCTCCTggcggaggagaggagggagctggAGAGCCAGAGGGGAACGTACCAGCAGGACCTGGAGCGGCTCAGAGAGTCCACCAGGTCTgtggagaaggagaaggagcgCCTGGAGCACCAGAAGAAGATCAAGAGGAAGACCATCGAGGTAGGAAACACAGAACACTCTCAGTATTTTTAAGTGTGGAGAAAATGACTCGACGTCCAATACAAGACCAGAAAGCTAACTGAGGATAGCGCCGACAATATCTCATCCTCTCAGGAAGATTTACCTGAAAGATGTTGACAGCAGCTGCACCCGCTTCTCCTGTTTATAGcacactaacggcccgtccacacggcggcgtgtgttgacgcttgccggcgggcgtgtctgaaactcgaccaacaaccaatcacatgaatctcccgccccagacacacaagcagcggtttgattggctcgagcttgtactggcatatgattcgattggctgacgcctcaaaagttgaacattgctcaacttttgcagcgagctacgccagcaaagctccgcttcccacaatgcagttgggcgaaaagtgacgtcaccccattcaaagtgaatggtgaagctttgaacgcacgccgctgtgtggacgggccgtaagcttCAGGCTGTGTTTTGTGCATGCCGTTTGCGTTCCTTACATGTATCATAAGGATAAGGGATCTTTCAGTTGTATTATTGATGACTAAGCGTATTAAGACTTTTACTTCTCATTAGAGCTGCACGATATATCATGTCGTGACGACAATCGGGttatgcgcatgcgcgatattttttttttaggacgtgcgatattaagtaggcaaattaactcaaacacgttATGTTACAATTcctttgctgcttgctacaaaaggaaaactcaaGATCCAgaagtccgtgactaaaatccgtcatccggttaaatatcgttaaaaaaataccaattgtagaGCATTAgagttcaagaaaggatggtttgcggacaaaaaaaaacggtcttttcttcaattcctgtatttgttcatatcgcaggggaaaaaaatatatcgcaatgtcagttttttccaatatcgtgcagccttaCTTCTCATcatatttatattcaattttattttattgaattTGTGGTAATTGGGCCTGAAAAGCCCTTGAAAAGCCCCTGAAAAGCCCTTGAAAAGCCCTTGAAAAGACCTTGAAAAGTCCCTGAAAAGCCCCTGAAAATTCCTTGAAAAGCCCTTGAATTTGATGTTTAAGAAGTTGCGGGAACCCTGGGTCACTGCACTTTCTTAAGTTTTGCTTAAGTAAGTGGAAAATGAAGATAAAGGCGCGGTGCTGGTGATTAATACTCACAGGATGAAGGATAAGCAGGGGATTTCCCATCTCTCTCGCTTCCTTTTTACCCGTTTTGTTGTGTCGATTCTCCAAACCTATCCTTTGgctccctcttcctcctctcatcCCCTGGGCATGGAACATGTACCCAGCCTTCTTGGCTTCTTAAACACTGATGTGCCAAGGTTTTTTATTCAGGTGCTTTTACTCCTGAACCGTCTGTAGCCGCTGATCCGTGGcagtcctcctctccacctccTCCTTTACCTCCGCTCCTCCACCCGGTTTCTCTCATGCTGCACAATGAGGGTCCTTGTTTGTGACTTTCGTGGGAGAGGAGCTTTGAGAAAGATCCACTGACTGTCATTTCATGCCCGGTGCTAACGGATCAGTCGAGCAGCAACAGTGAAGTTATATCCCTATATCAGCCTGTGGTTGTTTCCGAACGCTCCGGATCACCTCCACGGTTTGCTCGGCTGACTCTGAGACATGCAGACGACGGGGGAAAGTAACCGTAGCTTGGGAAGTTTGATTTGATACAGACTTAATCCTCATCAACCCAAGAAGATTCTGACTAAAGTGACAGTTTTGGCGTCCTGACTTAGGGTGGGCGGATTGGATAAAATCCTCTATCATACCATACGATATGTAGTTTTAAATCAAAATTGTAGTTTTTATAGATGGATAgaaagatggatagatggatagatagatggataggtagatagatggatggatggatggatagatagattgatagatagatgaaTAGGTAGATGGATAGGTGGATAggtagatactttattgattccaatttgggaaattattttgttGCAGAAGTGTGTTCAGACATTAAAATCCAAATACTTAAAGTGGAAAAAGAGAATTAACAATTACATatcaaatacaaattaaattattatatcaaatataaagaataaaatattcggaataattaaaaataaacagTCAAAAATACTACAGGACATGGAATAAACATCTTTTTTGATTAAACCTCGTAGCAATTTCAGGTTTTggacaaaatatttaaaaagactCGGACAGAGGGGGCTACAAGGATCTGAACCAGCATCCTTTAGCGTGTTTACAAAGCATCAGATCACAGGTTGCTACTtcaatgtgtttttaatgtacGTCAGTGTTTTCCCTGTACGTCTCATCACTCTGCTGTGTGCAAAGTGCCTGGTgtgtgctgctgtgtgtgtgtctgtttgaacactcacacacacacacacacacacacacacacacacacacacacacacacacacacacacacacacacacacacattacatgttacttgtaagtcgcttttatccaaagcgacttacatgctcaatactgtggacaatccccacaggagcaatttggagtGAAgcgtcccagggacacaacgacatgctgactgcagcggggtttgaacctgtgctcctctgatccgaacaccaacgcacaatccactgcgccacagcctcccacACACGGCAGCATTGAAGCATTTTTCGGCTGCATTAATTCAAAATCTGGCCCCTTCTGAGCGGGATGTGCGCAgatggtgtgtttgtgtttaaatCGTATGAGACTAGCTTAAGGGAAACTTACGGAAGATGACATGTGACTTTTGATGGTTTAAATACCCAGTGACACATGGACTGAAACACAGTATAACACCTATGGGATTCTCTTAGTGCTCGGACACATACACTTGGTGGACTTGAACTGTAATCACTATTTAGTCTGTTTCCATTGTGGAATATTCTGATGTCCTGAGAGTCAAGGAACCGGATCCATGAGACTGCCTTTTTGAAGTGTGTTCAGACATTAAAATCCAAATACTTAAAGTGGAAAAAGAGAATTAACAATTACATatcaaatacaaattaaattattatatcaaatataaataatataaagaataaaatattcggaataattaaaaataaacagTCAAGAATACTACAGGACATGGAATAAACATCTTTCTTGATTAAACCTCGTAGCAATTTCAGGTTTTggacaaaatatttaaaaagactAAATAAATTATATtgaaaaataatgtaaaaatccCGTATAAGAAACTTTGTTCACCCGATTTACAGAAAGTGAAAGAAATGAGTATGAGAATTATGTTATATTGTGAAGAGTACTCGTCAATATTATAATCCTATCCATATTTGATCAATTGTTATGATTTGTTATCTCATCATAAAACGTACCCAAAGTGCTTTAGAGTTACCAGTACCCTCAACAGGTGGATGTTTACCTGTTGAGAATTCTCCTCAAAATAAATATTACTGAGGCGTTCACATGATTTTCCTTTACGATGTACACTCGTAACTGATCTTCTTAATTTGTTATTGAATTGAAGGGTTCATTTTTAAAACTAGCCATCTAGTTTCGATCATGTGAAAAGGAGCATGGACAATAATGACggctctccttcctgagtcacACATGATTCTGTCATCAGGTATGGGCCGAGCGAAACACACTTAGTGATGGGATGGCTCACTCTGACTAATGCTCCCAAATAAGAAAGCTAAATCCTCTCAGCTGAATGAGTCAGTGTGTTCTTCTGTTGTCTGTCTTCAGTGTGTAGCTATCAGCCAATACTCAGTGTGTAGCTATCAGCCAATACTCAGTGTGTAGCTATCAGCCAATACTCAGTGTGTAGCTATCAGCCAATACTCTGTGTGTAGCTATCAGCCAATACTCAGTGTGTAGCTATCAGCCAATACTCAGTGTGTAGCTATCAGCCAATACTCAGTGTGTAGCTATCAGCCAATACTCAGTGTGTAGCTATCAGCCAATACTCTGTGTGTAGCTATGTGTGTAGCTATCAGCCAATACTCAGTGTGTAGCTATCAGCCAATACTCTGTGTGTAGCTATGTGTGTAGCTATCAGCCAATACTCAGTGTGTAGCTATCAGCCAATACTCAGTGTGTAGCTATGTGTGTAGCTATCAGCCAATACTCAGTGTGTAGCTATCAGCCAATATTCAGTGTGTGCCGCCTGCTGTCATTTCCAGCTCATCCAATACGTCTTTGTCACACCCTCTGTCCGATTCCTCTGAACCAGCATCCTTTAGCGTGTTTACAAAGCATCAGATCACAGGTTGCTACTtcaatgtgtttttaatgtacGTCAGTGTTTTCCCTGTACGTCTCATCACTCTGCTGTGTGCAAAGTGCCTGGTgtgtgctgctgtgtgtgtgtgtctgtttgaacacacacacacacacacacacacattacatgttacttgtaagtcgcttttatccaaagcgacttacatgctcaatactgtggacaatccccacaggagcaatttggagtGAAgcgtcccagggacacaacgacatgctgactgcagcggggtttgaacctgtgctcctctgatccgaacaccaa is from Pseudochaenichthys georgianus unplaced genomic scaffold, fPseGeo1.2 scaffold_2040_arrow_ctg1, whole genome shotgun sequence and encodes:
- the LOC117441844 gene encoding rho guanine nucleotide exchange factor 18-like, which codes for MFLICASSNEPEMYEIHTASKEERNTWMAHIRQAVESCPHTEERLFSEEEEAQASRLKEFQERLSQKDSVVVQALTEKLQLFAEMSESVVGLEDTAARPRLLLRGDASDLQQGEALLKGAITEVENLQNLLQSGVREESPTSRLEEGSGSGVLPRRADTFGGYDSIPCILNKNGSVKKNFSGESRNRDRRASSDPQLKDLCGSHTLEQTVDESCCAPARWNRIWSNSFPEAEFFDKVLMLSQRLYSLQAIIAQQDSHMELQRASLTERASLPGRHRGNVLLEQEKQRTLALQREELASFHKLQSQHRQEQQRWERERERHRQQVEATEARLRLREEECRRLEELLAEERRELESQRGTYQQDLERLRESTRSVEKEKERLEHQKKIKRKTIE